One window of the Trifolium pratense cultivar HEN17-A07 linkage group LG2, ARS_RC_1.1, whole genome shotgun sequence genome contains the following:
- the LOC123910500 gene encoding uncharacterized protein LOC123910500 isoform X1, producing MLMAIQFRVRESILENLVPLLMVLMRNKFGSKKLVLGPRLFRLILSTMDLPTIDVDLEVPKKIEDEKEGDPLFHCSLCDTEVIHKLAQMFLPGLASACVDNTTGGLFKTPGSVAVDLRREMIDYLTLRTKYFVAESIILENGEASDHPFDIISNLVDDFASSKRNFFSRVSVWLLSEKREDKIDDFIQEIDMNGFWTLDRREIVAETLLKNVDFHNSFHCTMSFSSSQDLADHVFTCNFRPMICQNQGCDTKFCASHLEKHDSVCPFKIISCEQKCSNNNIMRRDMDRHCITVCPMKLVNCPFHAVGCRSAVAQCMIEKHCLDDLRSHVWHLLKAVYKEAFGDDLQRRVNQIVQVNHCMYVKIN from the exons ATGTTGATGGCTATTCAATTTCGAGTGAGGGAAAGCATCCTAGAAAACCTAGTACCTCTGCTTATGGTTCTAATGAG AAACAAGTTTGGGTCCAAAAAGCTAGTTCTGGGACCTAGATTATTTAGATTG ATATTATCAACCATGGATTTACCAACAATTGACGTAGACCTTGAAGTACCTAAAAAGATTGAAGATGAAAAGGAGGGAGATCCTTTATTCCATTGTAGTCTTTGTGATACAGAAGTAATTCACAAGTTGGCTCAAATGTTCCTTCCAGGATTAGCCTCAGCTTGTGTCGATAACACAACAGGAGGTCTTTTCAAGACTCCTGGTTCAGTTGCTGTTGATTTGAGAAGGGAAATGATTGATTATCTAACCTTGAGAACTAAATATTTTGTTGCTGAGTCTATTATCTTGGAAAATGGCGAAGCATCTGACCATCCTTTCGACATCATTTCTAATCTCGTTGACGACTTTGCAAGTTCAAAGAGGAATTTTTTTAGCCGTGTTTCGGTATGGTTGTTGAGTGAAAAGAGAGAAGATAAAATTGATGATTTCATCCAAGAGATAGACATGAACGGTTTTTGGACGCTTGATAGAAGAGAAATAGTTGCAGAAACTTTGCTAAAAAATGTTGACTTTCATAATTCATTTCATTGCACCATGAGCTTTAGTTCTTCTCAAGACCTTGCCGATCATGTTTTTACTTGTAACTTTAGACCTATGATTTGCCAAAATCAAGGATGCGATACTAAATTTTGTGCAAGTCATTTGGAAAAGCATGATTCAGTATGTCCTTTCAAGATAATTTCATGTGAACAAAAGTGTTCAAATAACAATATTATGAGACGGGATATGGATAGACATTGTATAACTGTTTGTCCGATGAAGCTGGTAAATTGTCCTTTTCACGCAGTGGGTTGTCGGTCGGCTGTTGCACAGTGTATGATTGAAAAACATTGTTTGGATGACTTACGATCTCATGTGTGGCACTTGCTTAAAGCTGTCTACAAGGAAGCATTTGGGGATGATCTTCAACGACGAGTCAACCAAATTGTACAGGTCAATCACTGTATGTATGTTAAGATTAATTAA
- the LOC123910500 gene encoding regulator of nonsense transcripts UPF3-like isoform X4: MRMELLEVMMLERRKYYFLKGKEREIITVSDSDNMSQHHSITSSTKTILSSTALKQNQQHEGSGRIIKSILTNKDFRQSQSSRGHSERQIQTSNLEKEKQTTRTVHVQLILKGIDGVPENRITVHDLHVSGERQKRRFRHKDRPDRSVWTSRSNGGDESLSSSASSQLDPLEGGHAELKRDTQSARNGEVKSLGSLCASLSS; this comes from the exons ATGAGAATG GAATTGCTGGAAGTAATGATGTTGGAAAGAAGAAAGTACTACTTCTTAAAGggaaaagaaagagaaataatCACC GTATCTGATTCAGATAACATGTCACAACATCATAGCATAACGTCTTCAACTAAAACAATTCTTAGCTCTACAGCTCTGAAACAGAATCAGCAGCATGAAGGTAGTGGAAGGATTATCAAAAGCATACTCACAAACAAGGATTTTCGACAAAGTCAGTCTTCCAGGGGCCATTCTGAGCGGCAGATCCAAACATCtaatttagaaaaagaaaaacaaaccactCGCACAGTTCATGTGCAATTGATTTTGAAGGGCATTGATGGTGTGCCAGAGAATAGGATTACTGTGCATGATTTACATGTTTCTGGTGAGAGACAGAAGAGGCGTTTTAGACATAAGGATAGGCCTGACCGTAGTGTTTGGACAAGTCGTTCCAATGGAGGTGATGAATCTTTGTCATCCTCAGCTTCTTCACAATTAGATCCTTTAGAAG GAGGTCATGCAGAGTTGAAACGTGACACACAAAGTGCAAGAAATGGGGAGGTAAAATCTCTTGGAAGTCTTTGTGCCAGTCTTTCATCATAA
- the LOC123910500 gene encoding regulator of nonsense transcripts UPF3-like isoform X2, with amino-acid sequence MRMELLEVMMLERRKYYFLKGKEREIITVSDSDNMSQHHSITSSTKTILSSTALKQNQQHEGSGRIIKSILTNKDFRQSQSSRGHSERQIQTSNLEKEKQTTRTVHVQLILKGIDGVPENRITVHDLHVSGERQKRRFRHKDRPDRSVWTSRSNGGDESLSSSASSQLDPLEGGHADGYSISSEGKHPRKPSTSAYGSNEKQVWVQKASSGT; translated from the exons ATGAGAATG GAATTGCTGGAAGTAATGATGTTGGAAAGAAGAAAGTACTACTTCTTAAAGggaaaagaaagagaaataatCACC GTATCTGATTCAGATAACATGTCACAACATCATAGCATAACGTCTTCAACTAAAACAATTCTTAGCTCTACAGCTCTGAAACAGAATCAGCAGCATGAAGGTAGTGGAAGGATTATCAAAAGCATACTCACAAACAAGGATTTTCGACAAAGTCAGTCTTCCAGGGGCCATTCTGAGCGGCAGATCCAAACATCtaatttagaaaaagaaaaacaaaccactCGCACAGTTCATGTGCAATTGATTTTGAAGGGCATTGATGGTGTGCCAGAGAATAGGATTACTGTGCATGATTTACATGTTTCTGGTGAGAGACAGAAGAGGCGTTTTAGACATAAGGATAGGCCTGACCGTAGTGTTTGGACAAGTCGTTCCAATGGAGGTGATGAATCTTTGTCATCCTCAGCTTCTTCACAATTAGATCCTTTAGAAG GAGGTCATGCA GATGGCTATTCAATTTCGAGTGAGGGAAAGCATCCTAGAAAACCTAGTACCTCTGCTTATGGTTCTAATGAG AAACAAGTTTGGGTCCAAAAAGCTAGTTCTGGGACCTAG
- the LOC123910500 gene encoding regulator of nonsense transcripts UPF3-like isoform X3 gives MRMELLEVMMLERRKYYFLKGKEREIITVSDSDNMSQHHSITSSTKTILSSTALKQNQQHEGSGRIIKSILTNKDFRQSQSSRGHSERQIQTSNLEKEKQTTRTVHVQLILKGIDGVPENRITVHDLHVSGERQKRRFRHKDRPDRSVWTSRSNGGDESLSSSASSQLDPLEGGHAELKRDTQSARNGEVSEGILVVVDQYMG, from the exons ATGAGAATG GAATTGCTGGAAGTAATGATGTTGGAAAGAAGAAAGTACTACTTCTTAAAGggaaaagaaagagaaataatCACC GTATCTGATTCAGATAACATGTCACAACATCATAGCATAACGTCTTCAACTAAAACAATTCTTAGCTCTACAGCTCTGAAACAGAATCAGCAGCATGAAGGTAGTGGAAGGATTATCAAAAGCATACTCACAAACAAGGATTTTCGACAAAGTCAGTCTTCCAGGGGCCATTCTGAGCGGCAGATCCAAACATCtaatttagaaaaagaaaaacaaaccactCGCACAGTTCATGTGCAATTGATTTTGAAGGGCATTGATGGTGTGCCAGAGAATAGGATTACTGTGCATGATTTACATGTTTCTGGTGAGAGACAGAAGAGGCGTTTTAGACATAAGGATAGGCCTGACCGTAGTGTTTGGACAAGTCGTTCCAATGGAGGTGATGAATCTTTGTCATCCTCAGCTTCTTCACAATTAGATCCTTTAGAAG GAGGTCATGCAGAGTTGAAACGTGACACACAAAGTGCAAGAAATGGGGAG GTTTCAGAAGGCATTTTGGTCGTCGTGGACCAATACATGGGGTGA